From Rhododendron vialii isolate Sample 1 chromosome 10a, ASM3025357v1, the proteins below share one genomic window:
- the LOC131302385 gene encoding uncharacterized protein LOC131302385 isoform X1 — METQIQKKPRFLCLHGFRTSAEILRKQLLRRWPETVLGKLDLVFIDGPYPGQGKSDVEGFYDPPYYEWFQFSEDFQEYYNFEECLAYIEDYMIKHGPFDGLMGFSQGAIISAALPGMQLDGVALTKVPKIKYVIIMSGGKFGGSMFGSPKLAVNAFSSPVKCSSLHIIGEEDFLKEPGIELLESFVDPFVIHHPKGHTIARLDEKGQKTMLSFIEKIDKM, encoded by the exons ATGGAAACGCAAATCCAGAAGAAACCCAGATTCCTCTGCCTCCATGGGTTCCGAACGAGTGCCGAAATCCTCCGGAAACAGCTCCTCCGACGGTGGCCTGAGACAGTGCTTGGAAAATTGGACCTGGTTTTCATTGACGGGCCTTATCCGGGCCAAGGCAAATCCGATGTCGAAGGCTTCTACGATCCTCCTTACTACGAGTGGTTTCAGTTTAGCGAG GATTTTCAGGAGTACTATAATTTTGAGGAATGCCTTGCTTATATTGAAGATTACATGATCAAGCATGGACCTTTTGATGGTCTGATGGGTTTTTCCCAG GGAGCTATTATATCTGCAGCATTGCCAGGAATGCAATTAGATGGTGTGGCACTTACAAAGGTTCCAAAGATTAAGTATGTGATTATAATGTCAGGGGGGAAGTTTGGCGGATCCATGTTTGGCTCCCCCAAACTGGCTGTTAATGCATTTTCATCTCCTGTCAAATGCTCTTCCCTCCATATTATAG GTGAAGAAGATTTCTTGAAAGAACCTGGGATTGAGTTATTGGAATCATTTGTGGATCCATTTGTGATTCACCATCCCAAAGGACACACAATTGCAAGACTTG ATGAGAAAGGACAGAAGACAATGCTCAGCTTCATTGAAAAGATCGACAAGATGTAA
- the LOC131302385 gene encoding uncharacterized protein LOC131302385 isoform X2: METQIQKKPRFLCLHGFRTSAEILRKQLLRRWPETVLGKLDLVFIDGPYPGQGKSDVEGFYDPPYYEWFQFSEDFQEYYNFEECLAYIEDYMIKHGPFDGLMGFSQGAIISAALPGMQLDGVALTKVPKIKYVIIMSGGKFGGSMFGSPKLAVNAFSSPVKCSSLHIIGEEDFLKEPGIELLESFVDPFVIHHPKGHTIARLVQGLEQNKEKD; encoded by the exons ATGGAAACGCAAATCCAGAAGAAACCCAGATTCCTCTGCCTCCATGGGTTCCGAACGAGTGCCGAAATCCTCCGGAAACAGCTCCTCCGACGGTGGCCTGAGACAGTGCTTGGAAAATTGGACCTGGTTTTCATTGACGGGCCTTATCCGGGCCAAGGCAAATCCGATGTCGAAGGCTTCTACGATCCTCCTTACTACGAGTGGTTTCAGTTTAGCGAG GATTTTCAGGAGTACTATAATTTTGAGGAATGCCTTGCTTATATTGAAGATTACATGATCAAGCATGGACCTTTTGATGGTCTGATGGGTTTTTCCCAG GGAGCTATTATATCTGCAGCATTGCCAGGAATGCAATTAGATGGTGTGGCACTTACAAAGGTTCCAAAGATTAAGTATGTGATTATAATGTCAGGGGGGAAGTTTGGCGGATCCATGTTTGGCTCCCCCAAACTGGCTGTTAATGCATTTTCATCTCCTGTCAAATGCTCTTCCCTCCATATTATAG GTGAAGAAGATTTCTTGAAAGAACCTGGGATTGAGTTATTGGAATCATTTGTGGATCCATTTGTGATTCACCATCCCAAAGGACACACAATTGCAAGACTTG TACAAGGACTGgaacaaaacaaagagaaagaTTGA
- the LOC131303153 gene encoding uncharacterized protein LOC131303153: MTPNSREKGRLPSQPVQPHGGQFVVHDLPPADAKVIMTLRNKREVETRLEKVKPKEHLAPSDPDDFGKESSQSKEGTPLVTPASPTSVSAGPNVPPYVPEAPFPSCSNAPSPFPKRGASMEDILEVFKQVKVNIPLLDAIKQVPTYAKFLKNLCTQKRKCKTNVSKKVLLTDQVSSVFQSIAPPKLQDPGTPTISIGIRNHVIERALLDLGASVNLIPYSVYEQLRLGELKPTSVTLQLADRSIKVPRGVVEDVLVKVNDFYFSADFIVLDTKSVQTLK; encoded by the exons ATGACACCCAACAGCAG AGAAAAAGGTAGGTTGCCCAGTCAGCCTGTCCAACCCCATGGAGGACAGTTTGTGGTTCATGACTTGCCTCCTGCTGATGCTAAGGTAATTATGACTTTGCGCAATAAGAGAGAGGTCGAAACCCGACTAGAGAAAGTGAAGCCGAAAGAGCATTTGGCTCCCTCCGACCCTGATGACTTTGGGAAGGAGAGTTCACAGAGTAAAGAGGGAACCCCTCTAGTCACACCTGCATCACCCACTTCCGTGTCAGCGGGCCCCAATGTGCCACCTTATGTGCCTGAAGCCCCGTTCCCATCCTGTTCGAATGCACCATCTCCCTTTCCTAAGAGGGGAGCATCTATGGAGGATATCCTTGAGGTTTTTAAGCAAGTCAAAGTAAACATTCCTCTCCTAGATGCGATCAAACAAGTCCCCACTTATGCTAAGTTTTTGAAGAACCTCTGTACTCAAAAGAGGAAATGTAAAACCAATGTATCGAAAAAGGTCCTTCTTACTGACCAAGTGAGCTCAGTGTTCCAATCAATTGCTCCCCCTAAGTTACAAGATCCAGGCACCCCTACTATTTCCATAGGAATAAGGAACCATGTCATTGAGCGAGCATTGCTAGACTTAGGGGCTAGTGTCAATTTGATACCTTACTCGGTGTACGAACAATTGAGGCTTGGGGAGTTGAAGCCCACGTCGGTTACCTTACAATTAGCTGATAGATCCATTAAGGTGCCACGTGGAGTAGTTGAGGACGTTCTTGTTAAGGTTAATGATTTTTACTTTTCGGCTGATTTTATAGTCCTTGACACAAAATCGGTGCAAACCCTCAAATAA
- the LOC131303154 gene encoding uncharacterized protein LOC131303154, with translation MSSITLAAVGSHLKPINIKPSFPTYWKPNFFKKATQIPNKPRFLCLHGFRTSAEILQKQLRRWPETVLGKLDLVFIDGPFFAQGESGVERFYNPPYYEWFQFSQDYQEAYNFEECLAYIEDYMVRNGPFDGLMGFSQGAILSAAMPGMQLDGVALTKVPKIKCVIIMSGAKFGGSNFGSPKLAANAFSSPLKCPSLHIIGEADLLKEQGIELLESFVDPFVVHHSKGHAIARLDEKGLKTILSFIETIEKMHRQLK, from the exons ATGAGTTCCATTACATTAGCGGCTGTTGGCTCTCACTTAAAGCCCATCAACATAAAACCCTCTTTCCCAACATATTGGAAACcgaatttttttaagaaggcaaccCAAATCCCGAACAAACCCAGATTTCTCTGCCTCCACGGGTTCAGAACGAGTGCCGAAATCCTCCAGAAACAGCTCCGACGGTGGCCAGAGACAGTTCTCGGAAAATTGGACCTCGTCTTCATCGACGGGCCTTTTTTTGCCCAAGGAGAATCTGGAGTCGAACGCTTCTACAATCCTCCTTATTACGAGTGGTTTCAGTTTAGCCAG GATTACCAGGAGGCTTATAATTTTGAAGAATGTCTTGCTTACATTGAAGATTATATGGTCAGGAATGGACCTTTTGATGGTCTCATGGGTTTTTCCCAG GGAGCTATTTTATCTGCAGCAATGCCAGGAATGCAATTGGATGGTGTGGCACTCACAAAGGTTCCAAAGATTAAGTGTGTGATTATAATGTCAGGGGCCAAGTTTGGTGGATCCAACTTTGGGTCGCCCAAACTGGCTGCTAATGCATTTTCATCTCCTCTCAAGTGCCCTTCCCTCCACATTATTG GTGAAGCAGATTTGTTGAAAGAACAGGGGATCGAGTTATTGGAATCGTTTGTTGATCCTTTTGTGGTTCATCATTCCAAAGGCCACGCAATAGCAAGACTTG ATGAGAAAGGCCTGAAGACAATACTTAGCTTCATTGAAACGATTGAGAAAATGCATCGACAGCTTAAATGA